In Novipirellula caenicola, the genomic stretch ACGGCACCCGCATCGCTCTCATTTTGAGGTGGGTCCGCAAAGGCAGCGTGAACCGCCCCTAGGCAAAGCAGCGCAACGAGGAAGCAAAATCGCATCGGGACACCGTCGGTTGAAATGCAAAAAGGGCAGCAAAACAAGAATAATTTTATCGACGGACAGCAGGCCGATTACGGCTTCTTAAGCCGAATTGATAAAGCCTGGACCGCGGATAAGATTAGTATAGACGCCGAGAATCGTCACGGGTGTGTCGAATTGCATTTGTTCTGACAACGATACGGCAACCGTTGAAATTCATTTCCACTTAAAGAGGCCTTATGCAAATCCGACCGGCTCATATCGATGATCAAATCGACCTGGAACGCATCTATTGCGACTCGATTTCGTCGGCCGCCTGGTTGCCCGATTCCGTCCGCCGCAGCGTCATTTCCTTTGCGGCGGATTCTGAGGGTGAAATCGTTCACGTTGCGAGTGACGCCGGGAACAAGGTGCAGGGTTTCATCTCGGTGTGGCAGCCCGAGTCGTTTATCCATCACTTGTACGTCGCCCCTTCGTTTCAGCAGCAGGGTGTGGGAACGATGCTGCTACAGTCGCTTGCCACATGGTTACCACGTCCATGGCGGCTGAAGTGCACTCAAGCGAACGAAGCGGCGTTCGCGTTTTACAAGAAGCGTGGATGGAACGTCATCGAACCGGGGCAGAGCGATCATGGCCCCTACTGGCTGATGCAATGCGAATCGATCCCGATCGCAATCCAACGCAGATAAATTGCTACCGACTAGCGATTGGTCGATCGGTCGGCGATCCACATTGCGACGTTGGGCCAAAGTTGACGATGCGACCGCGACCCCACCGCCAACCCAATGTGCCCTGCGTCAATCGACATTGCCTGTACGTCTTTGGAACGGACGTATTTTTCAATCGCCAACGTAGAAGCAGCCGGGACGAGATCGTCGCGGTCGGCAACCAGCATGAGCAGCGGACAAGTGATCTCGCTGAGCCGAACCAATTTGCCATTCAGACGGAATTCGCCTTTGATCAGCTCGTTGCGTTGATACAGTTTCTTCACAAACTCGCGGAACGTTTCTCCAGCAATTGGGATGTTGTCGTTCGCCCAATGTTCCATCGCGAAGTAGTTTTCGAGAAAATCCTCGTCGTCTAACTTTTCATAAAAACTTTGATACTTTGCCACAAAGTTTTGGATCGGATCACGTAATTGAAACGTCGACTGCAAAAACGATCCGGGGCAATTTCCAAACGCATCGATCAGACCGTCGACATCAAAGTGCTCTTCACGAGTCCATAGATTCAGCAGTCCACCATTGTCGTCAAAGTCGATGGGAGCCGCCATCAAGATCAAATTACGTACCTGGGATTGGTACAATGCCGTGAACATCGTGGACATTGTGCCTCCCATACAGTAACCCAGCAGATTGACTTGAGGCGAGTCCGCGTCTTCGCAAACAAAGTCGACGACGTTCTTTAAAAAACCGCAGACATAGTCCTTCAACCTCAAAGAACGATCGGCCGCCGTGGGGATTCCCCAATCGATCAAATAGACTTCAAAACCTCGCTTCAGCAATTGACGAACGACGCTCCGTCGGGATTCCAAATCCAGAATATAGGGCCGATTGACCAGTGCGTAGCAAATCAAGATCGGCTCGGCCAAATCGACCGAATCGTTGCGAAAACGCAACAGTTGAAGTGCGTCTTCCTCGTACACCACGTCATGCGGCGAATGTGCGATCTGCACGTTGCCGGCGATCTTAGGCACCTTGGCCATGTTCAGCATTCGCTCTTGCATCCGAAACGTTTCTTGCCAAGCCATTTTTTGGTAGTCAAAGAACACATCCAAAAGAGGTGTCATGTTCACGGTTCCAGTGTGAGTGTCGAAGGTTGAAAGAAGCGGCGACCCGAAGCGGCGTTAGCGTTGCATTGGCCTACATTTTGATCCCGCCGTTAATGTCCAGCACATGGCCGGTGATAAATCCCGCGGCGGGTGAGGACAAGAAAGCGACGCCAGCGGCAATCTCGCTCGGGTCGCCCAAACGCCCCATCGGCGTTTGATTGATCACGGCTTGCAACGCGCTGTCGGGAATCCCCTGCATCATCCGAGTTTTGATGAACCCGGGAGCAATCGCGTTCACGGTAACCCCTTTGCGAGCGTATTCGCGAGCCAACGTCTTGGTTAATCCCAATACCCCGGCCTTTGCCGCGGCGTAATTGGCCTGTCCAAAATTTCCGACTTCTCCGACCACACTACTGATGTTGACGATCCGTCCCCAACCACGATCGGCCATGTCGTCGACGAATTGCTTCGCCATGTGGAAGACCCCCGTCAAGTTCACCGCCAACACATCGTCCCACATTTCGATCGACATTTTTTTGAACGAGCGATCGCGGGCAATGCCCGCATTGTTGATCAAAATATCGACTTGTCCGAGATCCTCCATCACATGAGGCCGCAATTCGTGAACGGTTTCACGGTCCCCGATATCATGGGCATAACAACCACTCAGCCGCCCCATGTCACGTATCTGAGCACAGACGTCCTCTGCAAACTTGCAACCCGTGTAATAGGTTAGCGCAACGTCCGCCCCTTGTGCGGCCAATGTCAAAGCAATCGCTTTGCCGATCCCACGTGACCCACCGGTGACCAGTGCCTTTTTGCCTTGCAGTGATAAACAGGGCTGTTCAAACGGTTCGTAGGTGACTTGTTGTAGCTCCGCCGACATCGAGTGGTTCCTATCGTGTTTCAGAAAGACTTTGTTGTGAACCGGGCCCTAAAGTGAAACGCCCGGATTGCCGCCGTTTGCGATTTAGTTTGCAGGTTTGTCGTCCGATGGCCCCTTTTGGCTCGCTTCGACAGCCGCCTCGAGTCCTTCCAAGCGATCTTGGATTTCCCCCAGTCGGGCCAGAATCATCTCATCCATTCCTCGAACCCGTTCAAACAAACCGCTGATATCGCTGGCGGTCGGAATGTTGGCGTTTCGCGTGAACTCCTTTTGCAGATCATTGACCTTCATTTTGGTTTCAATGATCGCATCCATATTTTGTTTCATCGCGTTCAAAAAGAACGGGCTGCGAAGGTAGGCGTCGATACTTTGGCTGGTCGCCTGCATCCATCGCCGTTGCCAAAGTCTCGGATCGGAGTG encodes the following:
- a CDS encoding GNAT family N-acetyltransferase, producing MQIRPAHIDDQIDLERIYCDSISSAAWLPDSVRRSVISFAADSEGEIVHVASDAGNKVQGFISVWQPESFIHHLYVAPSFQQQGVGTMLLQSLATWLPRPWRLKCTQANEAAFAFYKKRGWNVIEPGQSDHGPYWLMQCESIPIAIQRR
- the phaC gene encoding class III poly(R)-hydroxyalkanoic acid synthase subunit PhaC — its product is MTPLLDVFFDYQKMAWQETFRMQERMLNMAKVPKIAGNVQIAHSPHDVVYEEDALQLLRFRNDSVDLAEPILICYALVNRPYILDLESRRSVVRQLLKRGFEVYLIDWGIPTAADRSLRLKDYVCGFLKNVVDFVCEDADSPQVNLLGYCMGGTMSTMFTALYQSQVRNLILMAAPIDFDDNGGLLNLWTREEHFDVDGLIDAFGNCPGSFLQSTFQLRDPIQNFVAKYQSFYEKLDDEDFLENYFAMEHWANDNIPIAGETFREFVKKLYQRNELIKGEFRLNGKLVRLSEITCPLLMLVADRDDLVPAASTLAIEKYVRSKDVQAMSIDAGHIGLAVGSRSHRQLWPNVAMWIADRSTNR
- a CDS encoding beta-ketoacyl-ACP reductase yields the protein MSAELQQVTYEPFEQPCLSLQGKKALVTGGSRGIGKAIALTLAAQGADVALTYYTGCKFAEDVCAQIRDMGRLSGCYAHDIGDRETVHELRPHVMEDLGQVDILINNAGIARDRSFKKMSIEMWDDVLAVNLTGVFHMAKQFVDDMADRGWGRIVNISSVVGEVGNFGQANYAAAKAGVLGLTKTLAREYARKGVTVNAIAPGFIKTRMMQGIPDSALQAVINQTPMGRLGDPSEIAAGVAFLSSPAAGFITGHVLDINGGIKM